The sequence AATATTGTATTTATGGGGCGAATTAACTCGAAAAATTTTTACTCTTTAAAGCTGAAAACTTATCACCCTTATAATAAATATTATGTACATCGTAAAGCGTCCCCTGTCATTATCAATAATAACAATCCTGGAACAAAGCGCTTCAACCTCTTCCATATAATGTGATGTCTATATTATACTTTTCCCTTCTATTAAGTTCTCTAACTGATTCCAGTATATGATTAAGCGTTGGATCACTAAGCTCTCCTACATTCACCTTTGAGTTCAACTCTAATCTCAATTAGGTCTGTATTAAAATTTTACCACCAAGTTAATACACATGCTGGGCGCACACAAAACAGGACGAATTATTTCTTCGCCCTGTTTAGATAGTTTACTAAAAATTCACTAATATACTTAACTTTCCGGTAGCACTTTTTGAAACAGTTGGATTTATGTTCTCTGTATATAAAGATAAATTTATGTTTTTATATGAGAGTTCAAAGTGATAAAGTTCTTTACTATATCCAATAGTTAAATTCAACGGTTCCTTTAAAATATTCCATTTAAGGTATGGTGTTAAACTCTTCCTATAATTCAAACCATATGTAAAATCTCTCCTACTAATCGATAAATCATATTTTGCTGTTAAACTAGTTTCATAATTTTGATAAGAATAATTTCCGATACTATGAGAATCGTCAGGGCTAGGGTATAAACCAAGGCTACTCTTATAATAATAGGACGTATACGTATAAACATCTTTCCAAAAAATTTTACTTATAAAATCTTCAGCAGTAAAATTAATTAGATAGCTATTTAATTCTTTATTTATTTCCAATCCTAGACTATAACCATAACTACTAAAGTCCCTGTCATTTATAAGCCCATTGTTATTTAATTCAGTATTAACTCCATCGCTAAAAGCAGTTATATAATGTCTATTATTTTTCTCTTGTACTATTCCTTCATAATTATTTTCAACTAGCTTAACCCCATGTAGTAATTTTCCTTGTATAAAAAAGTCTATTCCATAATTTTCTATAGACATAAATTTATTTCCTAAAACTATAGCTCTAAGAGTTTGCATATTATATTGAAATTCTAAATTGGAATACTTATTATCTGTTTCTCCCAATAAAAAATTTATGATATCTTCATTTACAAAGATGTTTTGTTCTTCGATACTCATATAACCCAAATAAAAATCATCATTTTTTACTACTAGAAAACTATCCCTATTTGTAATATAAAGATCTATATCATCAGTAATCTCTAACGAAACATCCTCAATTCTACTATTTAGTAAATGAAAATCATCAAATAAATTATGTATCTCAATAATTTCTTGCAAATTTAATTCATTATTCTCAAAAGATAAATACTTATCATACTTAAAGTCAAAAGAAAAAGTTACAATTGAATAGGCTATTATTAAACCTAATAATAATATCATTACAAACAGTCTCTTCATAACAATTCTCCCAATAATAATAATAATAACGACAGCAATATATTAATAATGCTGTCGCATAAACCTTTTATGGTAATAAAGATACTGTGGAGGAATCTAGAAAAATAACTTCAGGTACTCCACTATCATTAAATACAATTAATCCAAACTTATCTGTGCCATCATAATTACTTATCTCACCTATCTTATTTTCTTCATCATATACACCCAGTTCTATCTTCAGGTACTGTTCATTATGTGCTGTTAGTTGTAATTCATTATTCTCCAATAACAATTTTCCTACAATATATTTTCCTTCAGAAAAGTTATAACTGAAAGTAGTAGTAATTTTATCATATTCTCTAAACAAGTTCATATTTAATGTAACATCTCCTGCTTGATAATAATCCATATTACGCAAAGATCCATCTACAGAAATAGTTACAGGCATGTAGTTGTTTTCATTTTTTTCCTTATTTATATCAAAATTAGTTATACCTGATTTAATCTCTAGAGAACCATTATATATAATTCCACCTTCATCAGTCAAATCTTCATAAAGACCTTTATACTTGATAAGTTCTGGCAAAGGAACAGTTATTTCATTACCATCAATTATAACATTCTTCGGTACAAATTCAACTTCAGTAGAACCTTCTATACTAAACGCACTACTGCTAAACATACCGTGTGATTGATAGTAATCTATTAGTGGAAATTCTTCCAAATCAAATATCTTATGAAAAGATGGAAAACTAGCAAAGACAATGTCTAATCCCCCACTATAATTAAATTGACCAGCATCAAAAAAACCGTCAAAACCAATCGAATTATTATTATCCAGGTCAAATGAAAGCTTTGCATCAAAACTTATAGTAGTTTTCTGGTCAGTAATTTCAAATCCTGAATCACTAATAATAAAATAGTCTTCTATAATACCAACTGCTGATATTTCTCCTAGCCGAGGGAGAGTTAAATATAGATCATGTCTATATCTTTCTATTTCTTCTATAACTTCACCATCATAATAATCATCATAAAAATAAGTATATTCATTAATCATTTCAATTTCTTCATAACTCTCTGAATCCAATGTAAAATCAAAACTCCAATTAAAATCAGGATTATTTACAATTTGATGATTATATTTGAAAACTACATCAGATAAATCAAGTAAAGTTTTATCATAAAAATCATAATGTTCTTCATCAATAATAACATCTTCTTCTTCTTCTGGCCAAAAGAAGTTTTCAAAATTAGTCATTTCTATTTCTATTATTTCATCTGTACCATAAGGCCTAATAGTCCATTTCCATTCAGATAAATCCTGATAATTATCTATCGGATCACTATAATGAATAACAAGTTGCTCATGACCGTATATATCATAATTTAATGAAACAGTGAAATCACCAACTAGAGGT is a genomic window of Halanaerobiaceae bacterium ANBcell28 containing:
- a CDS encoding carboxypeptidase-like regulatory domain-containing protein, translated to MKKRFIFFLLVILFLSLLTGCDNGSTVVSERGTIEGIVSIDDVPIEGVNVSIKGTENSVKTNSSGYYHFEDLTQGVYELFYENDVPYIYQLRNVVISGGKSVRQDMEISTMQDIEDMKNFIENLKDHGVNLMDVGNDQIEKIKDNFDNEIVPTIGEIGTRLGYIQSGFVLWNLLMYSEDEPLVGDFTVSLNYDIYGHEQLVIHYSDPIDNYQDLSEWKWTIRPYGTDEIIEIEMTNFENFFWPEEEEDVIIDEEHYDFYDKTLLDLSDVVFKYNHQIVNNPDFNWSFDFTLDSESYEEIEMINEYTYFYDDYYDGEVIEEIERYRHDLYLTLPRLGEISAVGIIEDYFIISDSGFEITDQKTTISFDAKLSFDLDNNNSIGFDGFFDAGQFNYSGGLDIVFASFPSFHKIFDLEEFPLIDYYQSHGMFSSSAFSIEGSTEVEFVPKNVIIDGNEITVPLPELIKYKGLYEDLTDEGGIIYNGSLEIKSGITNFDINKEKNENNYMPVTISVDGSLRNMDYYQAGDVTLNMNLFREYDKITTTFSYNFSEGKYIVGKLLLENNELQLTAHNEQYLKIELGVYDEENKIGEISNYDGTDKFGLIVFNDSGVPEVIFLDSSTVSLLP